In Cherax quadricarinatus isolate ZL_2023a chromosome 28, ASM3850222v1, whole genome shotgun sequence, a single window of DNA contains:
- the LOC128693338 gene encoding GPN-loop GTPase 1 produces MDTNKTAVMNIIPSCESPGESGASAVRVESRDEGATLSVASGISDGTHASAASHGREMSGSSCETKQKEPLCIIVLGMAGSGKTSFVKRLDSHLNIRKPHYVINLDPAVDSVPYMSYIDIRDTVNYKEVMKQYGLGPNGGIVTSLNLFSTMFDDVLKLIAKREKEVDYIIFDTPGQIEVFNWSASGSIIAEALAATYPTIIIYVLDTVRSTNPQTFMSNMLYACSILYKYKLPFIIAMNKIDIVDCKYAENWLQDYDEFYDALSSESTYAANLTRSLSLALEEFYSTIKACGVSAFTGEGMDAFMRLADEAAIEFEDYRADCETLKRKKKLENEKRQKNILGKIDRDLQEEGLCSVRKAIREDTDIFLSHASESEEEREELDEDDTEEKKELESFQSFLTSHKTKMENQRKKFANSTNQ; encoded by the exons TGTAGCTTCAGGTATTAGTGATGGTACCCATGCATCTGCAGCCTCACATGGAAGGGAAATGTCTGGATCTTCATGTGAAACAAAACAAAAAGAACCTCTTTGTATAATTGTCCTCGGCATGGCAGGCTCCGGCAAGACCTCGTTTGTGAAGAGGCTCGACTCTCATTTGAATATTAGAAAGCCACATTATGTTATCAACTTGGACCCAGCAGTGGATAGTGTCCCATATATGTCGTATATTGATATACGAGATACTGTGAACTATAAGGAGGTTATGAAGCAGTATGGTCTTGGCCCTAACGGTGGAATTGTCACCTCTCTCAACCTTTTCTCAACAATGTTTGATGATGTTTTAAAACTCATTGCAAAGAGAGAAAAAGAAGTAGACTATATCATATTTGACACACCTGGTCAGATAGAAGTATTTAACTGGTCCGCTTCTGGGTCAATTATTGCTGAGGCACTAGCAGCCACATACCCGACTATCATCATTTATGTGCTAGATACTGTTCGCTCTACAAATCCACAAACTTTTATGTCTAATATGCTTTATGCTTGCTCAATACTTTATAAATATAAACTTCCCTTCATAATTGCAATGAACAAGATTGACATCGTTGACTGCAAGTATGCTGAGAATTGGTTACAAGATTATGATGAGTTCTATGATGCTCTTTCATCAGAATCAACATATGCAGCTAATTTGACCAGGTCGTTGTCGTTAGCACTAGAGGAGTTTTACAGTACTATTAAAGCCTGTGGTGTTTCAGCCTTTACTGGAGAA GGAATGGATGCCTTCATGAGACTTGCAGATGAAGCTGCCATTGAATTTGAAGATTACCGTGCTGATTGTGAAACACTCAAGAGGAAGAAAAAACTGGAAAATGAGAAACGGCAAAAGAACATTTTGGGTAAAATTGACCGTGACTTGCAAGAAGAAGGTCTTTGCTCAGTGAGAAAGGCAATCAG AGAAGACACTGATATTTTCCTGTCTCATGCATCTGAaagtgaagaagaaagagaagaactGGATGAAGATGACACTGAAGAGAAGAAAGAATTAGAGTCATTTCAGTCATTTCTGACTAGTCATAAGACAAAAATGGAGAACCAGAGAAAAAAATTTGCCAACTCCACAAACCAGTAA